Proteins from a genomic interval of Deltaproteobacteria bacterium:
- a CDS encoding Hsp20/alpha crystallin family protein produces MARKSLMPSLWRGAKGPAGRLGSPFSSFQQQMNDLFDDFFNALPMASGGASSERLGAFSPSIDVKEGEKDIVVKAELPGLEEKDIEVMLDDDALTIKGEKKEEREEEGKDYYHMERTYGSFYRVIPLPVEVDGKKVEATFKNGVLSVILPKTEKAKAAGKRISIKTE; encoded by the coding sequence ATGGCAAGGAAAAGTCTGATGCCCTCTTTATGGAGGGGCGCCAAGGGGCCGGCGGGCCGTCTGGGCAGCCCTTTTTCTTCTTTTCAACAGCAGATGAACGATCTGTTTGACGATTTTTTCAACGCCCTTCCCATGGCGTCCGGTGGTGCTTCCAGTGAACGGCTCGGTGCTTTCTCTCCGTCGATCGACGTCAAGGAGGGAGAGAAGGATATCGTGGTCAAGGCAGAACTTCCCGGTCTGGAGGAAAAGGATATCGAAGTGATGCTGGACGATGACGCCCTGACAATCAAAGGCGAGAAGAAGGAGGAGAGGGAAGAGGAGGGGAAGGATTACTATCACATGGAGCGGACCTACGGCTCCTTCTATCGGGTCATTCCCCTGCCTGTGGAGGTCGACGGCAAAAAGGTCGAGGCAACCTTCAAAAACGGGGTGTTGAGCGTGATCCTGCCGAAGACGGAGAAGGCCAAAGCGGCGGGGAAGAGGATTTCAATCAAGACGGAATGA
- a CDS encoding molybdopterin molybdotransferase MoeA, with protein sequence MRRQWLGLTEALDRTLNKIPIMPAETLPVHECVQRVAAEDMYSKINSPSLTASLKDGYAVDSTDVARASNEHPVTLPVIGTVSAGEKPNCRLGKGQAIRILTGAPLPDGASAVVSQEFTKDQGNEVIIEADAEPGRNILVQGTDVKEGEQVVRRGEVLRAGHTGLIAAAGIDAVQVYRLPRVAIIATGDEILAPGEPFRSGALFASNLVTLSAFLRFRGIEVIMKVIEDQPDQIRDMVDTLLRDCDVILTIGGAWEGDRDYSLGVLDELGWEPHYHRVRIGPGKAVAFGLLQGKPIFCLPGGPPSNEMAFLQIALPAILAMSGYPPEPLGTVKALLTEEVGGQKNWTQFIYAKLAEINGNLTVSPLVSKSRLKNMADATAIIKIPEGIQVLLKDSRIDVQILV encoded by the coding sequence ATGAGAAGACAATGGCTGGGGCTGACGGAAGCACTGGATCGAACCCTTAACAAAATCCCCATCATGCCCGCAGAAACCCTGCCCGTTCACGAATGTGTTCAGCGGGTGGCGGCGGAGGACATGTACTCGAAAATCAATTCTCCGTCCCTGACCGCGTCACTCAAGGATGGTTACGCCGTCGATTCCACGGACGTGGCCCGGGCGAGCAATGAACATCCCGTGACCCTTCCGGTTATCGGCACTGTATCGGCGGGGGAAAAACCAAACTGTCGGTTGGGAAAGGGCCAGGCGATCCGCATCCTGACGGGAGCACCGCTTCCGGATGGAGCGAGTGCCGTCGTTTCTCAGGAGTTTACCAAAGATCAGGGAAACGAGGTTATCATCGAGGCCGATGCTGAACCGGGGCGCAATATCCTGGTTCAGGGTACGGATGTAAAAGAGGGAGAACAGGTGGTTCGGCGGGGCGAAGTTCTGCGTGCCGGCCATACCGGCTTGATCGCGGCGGCGGGTATCGACGCGGTACAGGTTTACAGGCTGCCACGGGTGGCCATCATCGCCACGGGCGATGAAATTCTCGCCCCGGGAGAACCCTTCCGCTCCGGGGCCCTTTTCGCAAGTAATCTCGTAACCTTGTCTGCCTTTCTTCGCTTCCGCGGAATCGAGGTGATCATGAAGGTCATCGAGGATCAGCCGGATCAGATTCGGGACATGGTCGACACCCTGCTGCGTGACTGCGATGTTATCCTGACCATCGGAGGCGCCTGGGAAGGTGACAGGGACTACTCCCTGGGTGTTCTCGACGAACTGGGCTGGGAACCCCACTATCACCGGGTCAGGATAGGTCCGGGCAAAGCTGTGGCTTTCGGTCTGCTGCAGGGCAAACCGATTTTTTGCCTCCCCGGAGGCCCCCCGTCAAACGAAATGGCGTTCCTCCAAATCGCATTGCCGGCCATTCTGGCCATGTCGGGTTATCCTCCCGAACCCCTGGGGACCGTCAAGGCCCTGCTGACGGAAGAGGTGGGCGGCCAAAAGAACTGGACACAGTTTATCTATGCGAAACTGGCGGAGATAAATGGAAATTTGACCGTTTCTCCCCTTGTCTCAAAAAGCCGACTGAAAAACATGGCCGACGCCACGGCGATCATCAAAATCCCTGAGGGGATACAGGTGCTTCTGAAAGACAGTCGGATCGACGTCCAGATTCTGGTCTGA
- the selD gene encoding selenide, water dikinase SelD: MVDDTKKIRLTETVHGAGUACKIGPGDLQEALKDLPLSTDPNLIVGMEHAEDAGVYRLRDDLAIIQTVDFFTPIVDDPYIFGQIAVVNALSDVYAMGGRPITAMNILCFPVKSMPMGILRDILRGGMDKMKEAGVLLVGGHSVEDDELKYGLSVTGVIHPDMVLLNRGGNVGDKLILTKALGTGVVSTAVKAGVASEALQTESIRRMTTLNRQAAELLDDLETVRACTDITGFGFLGHACEMIEGTDIGMRIKAQRVPYFPGLRKLLDDLIIPAGTTRNKRHRADQVVLDPACPDWMMDILFDPQTAGGLLVILGPSEADEVLPRMHEAGITDAAIVGEITDTPKGKVEVVW; this comes from the coding sequence ATGGTTGATGACACAAAAAAGATCCGCCTGACCGAAACCGTACACGGCGCCGGTTGAGCCTGCAAAATAGGTCCGGGCGACCTGCAGGAGGCACTGAAGGATCTGCCGTTGAGCACCGATCCGAATCTGATCGTCGGCATGGAACATGCCGAAGATGCCGGAGTATACCGCCTGCGGGATGATCTGGCCATCATCCAGACCGTCGATTTCTTCACCCCCATCGTCGATGATCCCTACATATTCGGGCAAATCGCCGTCGTCAATGCCCTAAGTGATGTCTATGCCATGGGGGGCCGGCCGATCACCGCAATGAATATCCTCTGTTTTCCCGTTAAAAGTATGCCGATGGGTATTCTCAGGGATATCCTGAGAGGCGGGATGGACAAGATGAAGGAGGCGGGCGTCCTTCTTGTTGGCGGGCACAGTGTCGAGGACGACGAGTTGAAGTACGGCCTCTCCGTCACGGGGGTGATCCATCCGGACATGGTACTCCTGAATCGAGGCGGAAACGTCGGCGACAAACTGATTCTGACCAAAGCTCTGGGAACCGGTGTTGTCAGCACCGCCGTCAAAGCGGGTGTCGCTTCCGAAGCGCTTCAGACCGAATCGATCCGACGCATGACCACCTTGAACAGGCAAGCGGCGGAATTGCTCGACGACCTGGAAACAGTCCGTGCCTGCACGGACATCACGGGTTTCGGTTTCCTGGGTCATGCGTGCGAAATGATCGAAGGGACGGACATCGGCATGCGGATCAAAGCGCAGAGAGTCCCTTATTTCCCGGGATTGAGGAAACTCCTGGACGACCTGATCATTCCTGCGGGCACAACCAGGAACAAACGTCACCGGGCCGATCAGGTGGTCCTTGACCCCGCCTGCCCGGACTGGATGATGGACATCCTGTTCGACCCCCAAACAGCGGGAGGGCTGCTGGTCATACTGGGCCCTTCAGAGGCGGATGAAGTACTGCCCCGAATGCACGAAGCGGGAATAACGGATGCGGCAATCGTTGGAGAGATAACCGACACCCCCAAAGGCAAGGTCGAGGTGGTCTGGTAA
- a CDS encoding Hsp20/alpha crystallin family protein: MANEPKELQKQTAQTPVETERTRNSKVYVPKVDIYETKEAIILVADMPGVDEKSVDVVLDKNTLTISGTAEALAFQDHSIAYAEYDVGDYQRAFTISDEVDKDKIEATVRNGVLRLILHKAEKVKARKIAIKGA; encoded by the coding sequence ATGGCTAACGAACCGAAAGAATTACAGAAACAAACGGCGCAGACCCCTGTGGAAACGGAGCGAACCCGAAACAGCAAGGTTTATGTGCCAAAAGTCGATATTTATGAGACGAAGGAAGCGATCATCCTGGTGGCCGATATGCCCGGTGTTGACGAAAAGAGTGTCGATGTCGTGCTGGATAAAAATACCCTGACCATCTCGGGGACTGCGGAAGCCCTGGCATTCCAGGATCACTCCATTGCCTATGCCGAGTATGATGTGGGGGATTATCAGCGGGCCTTTACCATTTCCGACGAGGTGGACAAGGACAAAATCGAGGCGACCGTGCGAAACGGTGTCTTACGGTTGATCCTGCACAAGGCGGAAAAGGTCAAGGCCAGGAAAATCGCCATCAAGGGTGCTTAA
- a CDS encoding twin-arginine translocase TatA/TatE family subunit codes for MFGIGMPELLVILVIVLIIFGAGKLPEIGNALGKGIRNFKKATSDQEDIDVTPETKKINNDEGKK; via the coding sequence ATGTTTGGTATCGGCATGCCGGAATTGCTGGTCATTCTCGTCATCGTCCTGATCATTTTCGGGGCGGGAAAGCTCCCGGAAATCGGAAACGCCCTGGGCAAAGGAATCAGAAACTTCAAAAAAGCCACCAGTGACCAGGAAGATATCGACGTTACGCCCGAAACAAAAAAAATCAACAACGACGAGGGGAAAAAGTGA
- a CDS encoding helix-turn-helix domain-containing protein: protein MTDSDPHSLPAEHPPVSSAENGTGLFSARREQMGLSLADVYARTRISMKNLAALEQGDFDSLPPPVYTKAFIRQYADLLGIEARPLMEIYDTFLESRETPGPTFKADHRARLSPGFRFWKLVLFLVGLFVVIGAFFAFFYMTGQNASSPPNHPTVVPNVQPEMPAPPESVPASPPTEPPALHTPPPPPAAPTFQPEITPSPRPAFPPKPLAGLLPDANAQGDKTDEAQKLILKARETTWVGILIDGQEGHQMLLHPGDMVTYSGNQFRLDVGNAGGIDVVLQGKTLPPLGKAGQVVHLTLP, encoded by the coding sequence ATGACTGATTCGGACCCACACAGCCTTCCGGCAGAACACCCCCCCGTTTCTTCCGCGGAAAATGGCACGGGCCTTTTTTCGGCGCGCCGCGAGCAAATGGGCCTGTCCCTTGCGGATGTTTACGCGAGGACCCGGATCAGCATGAAAAACCTGGCCGCCTTGGAACAGGGTGATTTTGACTCGCTGCCTCCCCCGGTGTACACCAAAGCCTTCATTCGGCAATATGCGGACCTGCTCGGTATCGAGGCCCGTCCCCTGATGGAAATATATGACACCTTTCTGGAATCTCGAGAGACTCCGGGCCCGACGTTCAAAGCCGACCACAGGGCAAGACTGTCTCCGGGTTTCCGATTTTGGAAACTTGTCCTGTTCCTGGTCGGTCTGTTTGTTGTCATAGGGGCTTTTTTCGCATTCTTTTATATGACGGGGCAAAACGCGTCTTCCCCGCCGAATCATCCGACCGTTGTTCCGAACGTTCAGCCGGAAATGCCGGCCCCTCCGGAAAGCGTTCCGGCGTCGCCCCCAACGGAACCGCCTGCCCTGCATACCCCCCCTCCGCCCCCGGCGGCACCTACCTTCCAGCCGGAGATTACGCCGTCCCCGCGCCCGGCATTTCCACCGAAACCGCTGGCGGGGCTCCTTCCGGATGCCAACGCTCAGGGCGACAAGACAGATGAAGCACAGAAACTGATCCTCAAGGCAAGGGAAACCACATGGGTGGGCATTCTCATTGACGGTCAGGAAGGGCACCAGATGTTGCTGCACCCCGGTGATATGGTCACCTATTCGGGGAACCAGTTTCGGCTGGATGTCGGCAACGCCGGGGGAATCGATGTCGTGCTTCAGGGGAAAACCCTGCCCCCCCTGGGAAAAGCGGGACAGGTTGTACACTTAACCCTGCCCTGA
- a CDS encoding Hsp20/alpha crystallin family protein, whose translation MFGPTVWRFGRVADPFREMQRLQSEMNRLFSTVDAQISQEYPPINVWLGQENVIVTAEVPGIDPDTCDISVIGDTMTISGKTDPELLKEGESYHRQERNYGQFKRVLQLPFHVNAEKVEAKYEKGILRVTLPRAEEDKPRKVSIQGE comes from the coding sequence ATGTTTGGACCCACAGTTTGGAGATTCGGCAGAGTAGCGGATCCATTTAGAGAAATGCAGCGCCTTCAAAGCGAGATGAACCGGCTTTTCTCTACGGTTGATGCTCAGATCAGCCAGGAGTATCCGCCGATCAATGTCTGGTTAGGTCAGGAAAATGTCATCGTCACGGCGGAAGTACCGGGTATCGATCCCGACACCTGCGATATTTCCGTGATCGGCGACACCATGACCATAAGCGGCAAAACCGATCCGGAACTTTTGAAGGAGGGGGAGAGCTATCATCGGCAGGAACGGAATTACGGACAGTTCAAACGGGTCCTGCAGTTACCCTTCCATGTCAATGCGGAAAAGGTGGAGGCGAAGTATGAAAAGGGAATTCTACGGGTGACGCTCCCCCGGGCCGAGGAGGACAAACCGAGGAAGGTGTCGATTCAGGGGGAGTAA
- a CDS encoding inositol monophosphatase — protein sequence MSSYLESAMAIVREAGLLLRERFGRPQKIEYKGRINIVTEADHASEDLIINKIRTLYPNHDIMTEESKGIATGADYRWIVDPLDGTTNYAHGYPVFCVSLALERRGTICCGAVYNPMLNEMFCAERGGGAHLNGEKIRVSATTVLSESLLATGFPYDIRESDENNINYFNYMAVNAQAIRRAGSAALDMAYVAAGRFDGFWELKLMPWDTAAAWLLITEAGGSVTDLFGEPFSLQSPHVLASNGIIHGDMKAVLSRSRHGEQK from the coding sequence ATGTCATCTTATCTTGAATCAGCCATGGCTATTGTCCGGGAGGCCGGTTTACTCCTTCGGGAGAGGTTTGGTCGACCCCAAAAAATCGAATACAAGGGACGGATCAATATCGTTACCGAGGCCGATCATGCATCGGAGGATCTTATTATCAACAAAATTCGGACCTTATACCCGAATCATGACATCATGACGGAAGAATCGAAGGGTATCGCAACGGGTGCCGATTACCGATGGATTGTCGATCCCCTGGACGGGACGACCAATTACGCCCACGGCTATCCTGTGTTTTGTGTTTCCCTTGCTCTGGAAAGAAGGGGGACGATATGCTGTGGTGCAGTCTACAATCCCATGCTGAACGAAATGTTCTGTGCGGAGCGGGGGGGCGGTGCCCACCTCAATGGGGAAAAAATACGCGTATCCGCCACGACCGTCCTGTCTGAAAGCCTGCTGGCCACGGGGTTTCCCTATGACATCCGCGAGAGCGATGAGAATAATATAAACTATTTCAATTATATGGCCGTCAATGCCCAGGCCATCCGCCGGGCTGGCTCTGCGGCCCTGGATATGGCTTATGTGGCCGCCGGCCGTTTCGACGGGTTCTGGGAGCTGAAACTCATGCCCTGGGATACGGCTGCAGCCTGGCTGCTGATTACAGAGGCAGGGGGCAGCGTGACGGACCTCTTCGGCGAACCGTTTTCCCTGCAATCACCGCACGTGCTGGCATCGAACGGGATCATTCATGGGGATATGAAGGCTGTTCTCTCCCGGTCACGGCATGGAGAACAAAAATAG
- a CDS encoding YjbQ family protein, protein MLKQLSIKTTSRCQMVDITGQVRSVLRESGYRNGLCQVYVPHTTAGVTINENADPDVPRDILATLERLIPLHGDYRHREGNADAHVKASLMGSSQTVLFENGHLVLGTWQSLFFCEFDGPRARSLFVRLIQDL, encoded by the coding sequence ATGCTGAAACAACTCTCGATCAAAACAACCAGCCGCTGCCAGATGGTCGACATCACCGGACAGGTCCGGTCTGTCCTGCGGGAATCCGGGTACCGGAACGGCCTATGCCAAGTCTACGTCCCCCACACCACAGCGGGGGTGACAATCAACGAAAACGCCGACCCCGACGTCCCAAGAGATATTCTCGCCACCCTGGAGCGGCTGATCCCCCTCCACGGGGACTACCGTCACAGGGAGGGCAACGCCGACGCCCACGTGAAGGCGTCACTCATGGGTTCCTCGCAGACTGTCCTTTTCGAAAACGGGCACCTCGTCCTGGGCACCTGGCAGTCGTTGTTCTTCTGCGAATTCGACGGCCCACGCGCCCGGTCGTTGTTCGTCAGGCTGATCCAGGATCTTTGA